Proteins encoded in a region of the Podarcis muralis chromosome 2, rPodMur119.hap1.1, whole genome shotgun sequence genome:
- the LOC114592266 gene encoding uncharacterized protein LOC114592266 isoform X2 has protein sequence MASKKAVPKEGGAPSALRLQASRELWVKMEEKSLACGAKPAEGARKDPRTAPAGGAREFLRRVTPQQIKQEPDVGLAQRWEAQWQEFLKVVQSPHAGWGSSPLPELVAFKDPKGFPASGGAAPQGFVRGGGWKVNEEVLEEDAASAEAQRHRFRHFSYREAEGPRDVCGRLRELCHQWLKPERHTKEQILEALVLEQFLAILPSEIQGCVRERGPETCAQAVALAEGFLLRQQEAERPQQLVLDSFEEVTVNFPRVQQVCLGASRKQVGSRLLSEQEREVLLQQREYLERENPGGALVPKPRGSLSQHHELGKASENQLRLERHPAKCPPEAVPCRVGYKDLGEILFQENQRQKRCVVLRRRIHTEERLYKCQDCRKSFDHRSHFIRHKKIHTGEKPFQCADCGKSFNRNSNLTTHMRTHTGEKPYKCADCGKSFRWSSDFIVHERTHTGEKPYSCADCGKAFRRSSNLTAHERTHRGEKPYKCLDCGKSFTRGLYLIAHKKTHMGE, from the exons ATGGCCTCCAAGAAAGCCGTTCCGAAAGAAGGGGGTGCGCCGTCAGCCCTGCGCCTCCAGGCCTCTCGAGAGCTCTGGGTGAAAATGGAGGAGAAGAGCCTTGCCTGCGGTGCCAAGCCGGCCGAGGGGGCGAGGAAAGACCCTCGTACGGCACCAGCCGGTGGCGCCCGGGAGTTCCTGAGGCGGGTGACGCCGCAGCAGATCAAACAGGAGCCGGATGTGGGCTTGGCCCAGCGCTGGGAAGCCCAGTGGCAGGAGTTCCTGAAGGTGGTCCAGTCCCCTCACGCCGGGTGGGGGAGCTCGCCGCTGCCGGAACTCGTGGCCTTCAAGGACCCCAAGGGCTTTCCGGCCTCGGGTGGGGCGGCCCCACAGGGCTTCGTGCGGGGGGGCGGCTGGAAGGTCAATGAAGAGGTCCTAGAAGAGGATGCAGCGAGCGCTGAAGCCCAGCGCCACCGGTTCCGGCACTTCAGCTACCGGGAGGCCGAGGGGCCGCGGGACGTCTGTGGGCGGCTCCGGGAGCTGtgccaccagtggctgaagccggagaggcacaccaaggagcagatcctggaggcgctggtcctggagcagttcctggccatCCTGCCGTCGGAGATCCAAGGCTGCGTCAGGGAGCGCGGGCCGGAGACCTgcgcccaggcggtggccctggccgagggGTTCCTGCTGAGGCAGCAGGAGGCGGAGAGACCCCAACAGCTG GTTCTAGATTCCTTTGAAGAAGTGACGGTGAATTTCCCGAGGGTGCAGCAAGTTTGCCTGGGAGCTTCTCGGAAACAAG TGGGGAGCAGACTGCTCAGTGAACAGGAGAGGGAGGTCCTTCTGCAACAGCGGGAATATCTCGAACGGGAGAACCCTGGCGGGGCGTTGGTGCCAAAGCCACGCGGGAGCCTCTCTCAGCACCACGAGCTGGGGAAGGCCTCTGAGAACCAGCTGCGGCTGGAGAGGCACCCGGCCAAGTGCCCACCGGAGGCCGTCCCATGCCGGGTGGGCTACAAGGACCTGGGCGAGATCCTCTTCCAGGAGAACCAGCGGCAGAAGCGGTGCGTGGTCCTGCGCCGGAGAATCCACACCGAAGAGCGCCTGTACAAGTGCCAGGACTGCCGGAAGAGCTTCGACCACCGCTCGCACTTCATCCGCCACAAGAagatccacacgggcgagaagcccttcCAGTGCGCCGACTGCGGCAAGAGCTTCAACCGCAACTCCAACCTCACCACCCACATGAggacccacacgggggagaagccctacaagtgcgcCGACTGCGGCAAGAGCTTCCGCTGGAGCTCGGACTTCATCGTCCACGAGAGGacgcacacgggggagaagccctacagCTGCGCCGACTGCGGCAAGGCTTTCCGGCGCAGCTCCAACCTCACCGCTCACGAGAGGACGCACCGgggagagaagccctacaagtgcttGGACTGCGGGAAGAGTTTCACACGGGGCCTCTACCTCATTGCGCACAAGAAAACGCACATGGGCGAGTGA
- the LOC114592266 gene encoding uncharacterized protein LOC114592266 isoform X1 has translation MASKKAVPKEGGAPSALRLQASRELWVKMEEKSLACGAKPAEGARKDPRTAPAGGAREFLRRVTPQQIKQEPDVGLAQRWEAQWQEFLKVVQSPHAGWGSSPLPELVAFKDPKGFPASGGAAPQGFVRGGGWKVNEEVLEEDAASAEAQRHRFRHFSYREAEGPRDVCGRLRELCHQWLKPERHTKEQILEALVLEQFLAILPSEIQGCVRERGPETCAQAVALAEGFLLRQQEAERPQQLVLDSFEEVTVNFPRVQQVCLGASRKQVTSPLFSLVPVGSRLLSEQEREVLLQQREYLERENPGGALVPKPRGSLSQHHELGKASENQLRLERHPAKCPPEAVPCRVGYKDLGEILFQENQRQKRCVVLRRRIHTEERLYKCQDCRKSFDHRSHFIRHKKIHTGEKPFQCADCGKSFNRNSNLTTHMRTHTGEKPYKCADCGKSFRWSSDFIVHERTHTGEKPYSCADCGKAFRRSSNLTAHERTHRGEKPYKCLDCGKSFTRGLYLIAHKKTHMGE, from the exons ATGGCCTCCAAGAAAGCCGTTCCGAAAGAAGGGGGTGCGCCGTCAGCCCTGCGCCTCCAGGCCTCTCGAGAGCTCTGGGTGAAAATGGAGGAGAAGAGCCTTGCCTGCGGTGCCAAGCCGGCCGAGGGGGCGAGGAAAGACCCTCGTACGGCACCAGCCGGTGGCGCCCGGGAGTTCCTGAGGCGGGTGACGCCGCAGCAGATCAAACAGGAGCCGGATGTGGGCTTGGCCCAGCGCTGGGAAGCCCAGTGGCAGGAGTTCCTGAAGGTGGTCCAGTCCCCTCACGCCGGGTGGGGGAGCTCGCCGCTGCCGGAACTCGTGGCCTTCAAGGACCCCAAGGGCTTTCCGGCCTCGGGTGGGGCGGCCCCACAGGGCTTCGTGCGGGGGGGCGGCTGGAAGGTCAATGAAGAGGTCCTAGAAGAGGATGCAGCGAGCGCTGAAGCCCAGCGCCACCGGTTCCGGCACTTCAGCTACCGGGAGGCCGAGGGGCCGCGGGACGTCTGTGGGCGGCTCCGGGAGCTGtgccaccagtggctgaagccggagaggcacaccaaggagcagatcctggaggcgctggtcctggagcagttcctggccatCCTGCCGTCGGAGATCCAAGGCTGCGTCAGGGAGCGCGGGCCGGAGACCTgcgcccaggcggtggccctggccgagggGTTCCTGCTGAGGCAGCAGGAGGCGGAGAGACCCCAACAGCTG GTTCTAGATTCCTTTGAAGAAGTGACGGTGAATTTCCCGAGGGTGCAGCAAGTTTGCCTGGGAGCTTCTCGGAAACAAG TTACATCTCCACTCTTTTCTTTGGTTCCAGTGGGGAGCAGACTGCTCAGTGAACAGGAGAGGGAGGTCCTTCTGCAACAGCGGGAATATCTCGAACGGGAGAACCCTGGCGGGGCGTTGGTGCCAAAGCCACGCGGGAGCCTCTCTCAGCACCACGAGCTGGGGAAGGCCTCTGAGAACCAGCTGCGGCTGGAGAGGCACCCGGCCAAGTGCCCACCGGAGGCCGTCCCATGCCGGGTGGGCTACAAGGACCTGGGCGAGATCCTCTTCCAGGAGAACCAGCGGCAGAAGCGGTGCGTGGTCCTGCGCCGGAGAATCCACACCGAAGAGCGCCTGTACAAGTGCCAGGACTGCCGGAAGAGCTTCGACCACCGCTCGCACTTCATCCGCCACAAGAagatccacacgggcgagaagcccttcCAGTGCGCCGACTGCGGCAAGAGCTTCAACCGCAACTCCAACCTCACCACCCACATGAggacccacacgggggagaagccctacaagtgcgcCGACTGCGGCAAGAGCTTCCGCTGGAGCTCGGACTTCATCGTCCACGAGAGGacgcacacgggggagaagccctacagCTGCGCCGACTGCGGCAAGGCTTTCCGGCGCAGCTCCAACCTCACCGCTCACGAGAGGACGCACCGgggagagaagccctacaagtgcttGGACTGCGGGAAGAGTTTCACACGGGGCCTCTACCTCATTGCGCACAAGAAAACGCACATGGGCGAGTGA
- the LOC114592152 gene encoding uncharacterized protein LOC114592152 — protein sequence MMVEQEGADCKPMMDDGGGSQSFEALHSLGSSGDWLDVKEEPQENSTQLWETQWQQYLNTVELPPSGAPQEPTPWDDAPTFLASFEQVAEACRWPKEEWAARLLPALGGEAEQAFKSLEGPDREDYGKVKAAILQGDTMIREKHRQHFRCFSYQEAEGPRGAYARLQELCYRWLKVERHSKEEILELLILEQFLAVLPPEMQSWMKEHSLESSTHAVSLAEDFLIKHLVPERREEQVAALPEEGSVNLQETESESWEDDTDIDLGTVQEDGSENYLPEENGQENHPPEMGPWGVSAEKAKHNSPQYWKEGDVLENSHRAERQQVIYLRKDEQRSVLCEKVGREASVTVIYQGTINGKRSGKASRTRGKLHKCSHCEKTFSCPTHLRKHLILHSAEKPLKNLGRDHTGEEPYKCTDCGESFSQSSSLDSHRKKVHQEMKSATLRKNVFGGQKGYHTCPECGKIFFKLSQLKIHKRLHSGEKPYRCMDCGERFMWQSGYIRHGKVCGQRKKLTLPLPKESSGQGRSYPCPECAKTFDRPSHLIRHQVVHTGEKPYKCADCGVCFPQSSSLDCHRKQIHQGKRLVLLLKKLPSTRPSRCCECGKRFSKASHLIRHCLRTGEEIYKCADCGECFSRSSCLASHRKEVHQETKSSPLQNNISGGQEKGHPCPECGKICSHSSVLKAHQRIHTGEKPYQCTDCGECFMWGSSLSRHRQKAHQGQKVVPLSHKVSSGQGKSCPCPECGLECRWISQLIRHWRIHTGEKPFKCTDCGKCFRWNSYLALHRRNCHGGMKLVPDVQGGTSPQPEHGQTFSKTSHLIRRQEIHTEKSRHSCADCGKSFGRASHLVRHQRIHTEKQHKCPDCGKSFGQALHLASHQRIHTGEKRHKCPDCGKGFDRVSRLARHQKIWMGKKFYKCSECEERFFCRAGLGKHKTSHSEL from the exons ATGATGGTTGAACAAGAGGGCGCGGATTGCAAGCCGATGATGGATGATGGAGGAGGAAGTCAGTCTTTTGAAGCATTGCATTCCCTCGGAAGCTCGGGAGATTGGCTTGATGTGAAGGAGGAACCTCAAGAGAATTCAACCCAGCTATGGGAAACACAGTGGCAACAGTACTTGAATACAGTGGAGCTTCCTCCCTCAGGAGCCCCGCAGGAACCCACCCCGTGGGACGATGCTCCAACCTTCCTGGCCTCCTTTGAGCAAGTGGCTGAAGCCTGCCGGTGGCCCAAGGAAGAGTGGGCGGCCCGGCTCCTGCCTGCGCTGGGTGGCGAAGCCGAGCAGGCCTTTAAAAGCCTAGAGGGCCCAGACAGAGAGGATTATGGGAAGGTAAAGGCCGCCATTTTGCAAGGAGACACCATGATCAGGGAGAAGCACCGTCAGCACTTCCGGTGTTTCAGCTACCAGGAGGCCGAAGGGCCCAGAGGGGCCTACGCCCGGCTGCAGGAGCTTTGCTACCGGTGGCTGAAAGTCGAGAGGCACTCCAAGGAGGAGATTCTGGAGctgctgatcctggagcagttcctggctgtcctgcCACCAGAGATGCAGAGCTGGATGAAGGAGCACTCCCTCGAGAGCAGCACCCATGCAGTGTCCCTGGCCGAGGATTTTCTGATCAAGCACCTGGTGCCCGAGAGAAGAGAAGAGCAG GTGGCTGCGCTCCCAGAGGAAGGATCTGTGAATCTTCAGGAGACAGAGAGTGAGTCATGGGAGGATGACACTGACATTG ATCTTGGGACAGTGCAGGAAGATGGAAGCGAGAATTATCTGCCTGAAGAGAATGGGCAAGAGAACCATCCACCTGAGATGGGGCCATGGGGTGTGTCGGCAGAGAAAGCCAAGCACAACAGTCCCCAGTATTGGAAGGAGGGAGACGTCTTGGAGAATAGTCACAGAGCGGAACGGCAGCAGGTGATCTACCTGAGGAAAGATGAGCAAAGATCCGTTCTTTGTGAGAAGGTTGGCAGGGAAGCAAGTGTGACTGTGATCTACCAGGGAACCATCAATGGCAAGAGAAGTGGGAAGGCCTCGCGCACTCGGGGAAAACTGCACAAATGTTCCCACTGTGAGAAAACCTTTAGTTGCCCAACGCACCTGAGAAAACACCTGATATTGCATTCGGCTGAGAAGCCCCTTAAAAATCTTGgaagagaccacactggagaggAACCCTATAAATGCACAGATTGTGGAGAGAGTTTCTCACAGAGCTCATCTCTTGACAGCCACAGAAAGAAGGTGCACCAGGAAATGAAATCTGCCACCCTGCGGAAAAATGTATTTGGTGGGCAGAAGGGATACCACACATGCCCCGAGTGCGGGAAAATATTCTTCAAGCTATCACAGCTGAAAATACATAAACGCCTCCACtctggagagaaaccctatcggtGTATGGATTGCGGAGAGCGTTTTATGTGGCAGTCAGGTTATATTCGCCATGGGAAGGTGTGTGGCCAGCGAAAGAAATTGACCCTCCCCCTGCCAAAAGAATCTAGTGGACAAGGGAGATCCTACCCGTGCCCTGAGTGTGCGAAAACGTTTGACAGGCCATCGCACCTAATAAGACACCAAGTTGTTCACACTGGAGAGAAACCTTATAAATGTGCTGATTGTGGGGTGTGCTTCCCCCAAAGCTCATCTCTTGACTGTCATAGAAAACAGATTCACCAGGGAAAGAGACTGGTCCTTCTTCTGAAAAAACTACCCAGCACGCGACCCTCCCGATGCTGTGAGTGTGGAAAAAGGTTCAGCAAGGCTTCGCACCTCATAAGACATTGCCTCCGCACTGGAGAGGAGATCTACAAATGCGCTGACTGTGGGGAGTGTTTCTCACGGAGCTCCTGTCTTGCCAGTCACAGAAAGGAGGTGCATCAGGAAACGAAATCTTCCCCCCTCCAGAACAACATATCTGGTGGGCAGGAGAAAGGTCACCCATGCCCTGAGTGTGGGAAAATATGCTCCCACTCATCAGTGCTAAAAGCGCACCAGCGGATTCACactggagagaaaccctatcagtgtaccGATTGCGGGGAGTGTTTCATGTGGGGTTCATCTCTCTCCCGTCATAGGCAGAAGGCTCACCAGGGACAGAAAGTGGTCCCCCTTTCTCACAAAGTATCCAGCGGACAAGGGAAATCATGCCCGTGTCCCGAGTGTGGGCTAGAGTGCAGGTGGATATCGCAACTAATAAGACATTGGCGCATCCACACTGGAGAGAAACCCTTTAAGTGCACCGATTGTGGAAAGTGTTTCAGATGGAATTCGTATCTTGCTTTGCATCGGAGAAACTGTCATGGGGGGATGAAATTGGTCCCCGATGTGCAAGGGGGGACCTCCCCACAACCTGAGCATGGGCAAACATTCAGCAAGACGTCACACCTAATAAGACGTCAAGAGATCCACACCGAGAAGAGCCGCCACAGCTGCGCCGACTGCGGGAAAAGTTTTGGTCGAGCGTCTCACCTCGTGAgacaccagagaatccacacagagAAGCAGCACAAATGCCCCGACTGCGGGAAAAGTTTTGGTCAAGCGTTGCACCTCGCAAGtcaccagagaatccacacgggagagaagagGCACAAATGCCCCGACTGCGGGAAAGGTTTTGATCGAGTGTCACGCCTCGCAAGACACCAGAAAATCTGGATGGGAAAGAAGTTTTACAAATGCTCCGAATGTGAGGAGAGGTTTTTTTGCAGGGCCGGCCTTGGGAAACACAAGACGTCTCACTCTGAATTGTAG